The proteins below come from a single Mugil cephalus isolate CIBA_MC_2020 chromosome 7, CIBA_Mcephalus_1.1, whole genome shotgun sequence genomic window:
- the ankrd12 gene encoding ankyrin repeat domain-containing protein 12 isoform X3 yields MKRKLSFTTSPPRTEERDSDTDDSDPGQSSETWGERLVPPCRIYADKDGPDKKKVKREAGGKKSQAPNLLFGYPLSERKQMALLMQMTANSPDSTPSHPSQTTPVQKKVPSSAASRQKDKVNKRNERGETPLHMAAIRGDAKQVKELISLGADVNVKDFAGWTPLHEACNLGYYDVAKVLIAAGAEVNTQGLDDDTPLHDASSSGHKDIVKLLLRHGGNAFQANKRGERPVDVADSQELEQLLKGEVALSDPDDSSSESEDPPSVNPSSVDDNMEDSDTEKDSDGKPATKASSSVPGLDEYEFKDEEEEEDLSKALNDRHILRRELRQREKEDKDRNHVAGKQSSKGDSSSKSKKQKTPRVHCSSDTSSDEMESLSEKRNSPTCSQSSESLKPDTRSRKDSAEQKGKVKRKSKSQNKNKENQEDGKENSKTLVLSLATVSESTDKGREEDSFKMSFSPKDDSSVHLFHLSAIKSPKLNHSLTDKQTPLKQENTKTCVSISDGSCPVDKYNHYTDADYCTEGSSTKGCKHKEKSKHQQKDGDVDDGHSSPYKDGSIGNSITDSSDGALRKTDLDGKVVKKHKLKHKEKDKHRREYEAERSRHRQKEARKDGHRNLEFDREFWKENFFKSDETDEPLPVRKEGEENSSLQKATESSPVKDERNTKEKHSSSKEKRQREEREKDKAVKKERKEEKVKDSKPSERDERVDCHGSGRIPEESLQSNSVKEETEEKPLSGITADQEQLEPSEKGSREKTDKRLPGKEKDSEKMERKHLDKEKKIKTEHSDKAEPQNSVDRWKEKERTAAISSLSPGDKSYKENEKLKSLTTTKKHEDGRKNKDKFDKRSDRERPDREYSVGDHREKDRTNSDRKGKPLEKSTDHSKSDRSKDKDLERKKRDKIKDGALSSSSNLKLLLEEKKGYLSENSKSLSTKSKEEVVRTPEKDRDRRERDRDPDRHKDKDRHKERSQQTKLGKAKETDSDKAKSKAPPAARDAKPKEKRLVNDDLMQTSFERMLSLKDQEIEQWHRKHLEKIKQKERERLKQRPLADPGKSKPKDRTKSEPCLSKELIRSKSSEGSDVHRSDKPLKDGTSPRTMSLDGKSLPSISAKVMSAVENCLTRSPRPESERCGLMSRSVSLVSVASSEDSCQATTLTPRNVEYDSDMNLEASDSQPAFLQSSLVIQATRSPSVHDKDCNSLPDVPQSNRTPLSGRHESPYLKAILDEDANSSTEGKAVENLPKSGLTTTTGEEARTKETVESEESLGGQQYSNVVADSVPEKDVGAAGCSTTQLLNKDLPSINVTLPPSGLSQGSSSQTDQKPPPISDPPVVVKDAQSLDENSQAEPGDQESDQPLVSAVSSTAEQQREPLPPSGAENQQQTDPGTTQDSDQRDKHAESDDQPEQDNVETVSENLRTEAAGTPEPSTSSHVPGSTAADSSPGVGKTNESKCLQEDMDVDNKDSGPDGDTACVDALTEKDAAPSASPEHKAEEAADVPQQSSESGGGGAAAVSPTSSTDEANSSTESESKAEAHSEPMEVTPTDEKPEHVTAADEQSQSGVQPVSSQSDCSSSSSSGGGGGSSSGSGSSSSNASGSSSPQSGDRESDSSGARLKVRSGDEEADMHVPHPRKRKMPKVSSTPPQPCAAAAQQDRERGQQSLAAIVDSVKLEEIEPYQTERANPYYEFLHIRKKIEEKRKVLCSVTPQPPQYYDEYVTFNGSYLLDGNPLSKLCIPTITPPPSLPEQLKEMFKQQEVVRMKLRLQHSIEREKLIVSNEQEVLRVHYRAARTLANQTLPFSACTVLLDAEVYNMPQDVQNDDGKTSVRDRFNARQFMSWLQDVDDKFDKLKTCLLMRQQHEAAALNAVQRLEWQLKLQELDPATYKSTSIFEIPEFYIPLVEVNDDFDLTPI; encoded by the exons ATGAAGCGCAAGCTGTCCTTCACTACCAGTCCGCCCCGGACAGAGGAGCGAGACTCAGACACAG ATGACTCAGACCCAGGCCAGTCGAGTGAGACCTGGGGAGAGAGATTAGTGCCTCCCTGCAGGATATATGCAG ATAAAGATGGACCAGacaagaagaaggtgaagaggGAGGCTGGGGGCAAGAAGTCCCAGGCGCCCAACCTTTTGTTTGGGTATCCGCTGTCGGAGCGCAAACAGATGGCTCTCCTAATGCAGATGACTGCCAACAGTCCAG ACTCTACACCCAGTCACCCCTCACAAACGACCCCCGTGCAGAAGAAAGTCCCCAGCAGCGCAGCGTCACGGCAGAAGGACAAGGTCAACAAGAGGAACGAGCGAGGGGAGACTCCCCTTCACATGGCCGCCATCCGGGGAGACGCCAAGCAAGTTAAAGAGCTCATTAGTCTGGGAGCTGACGTCAATGTCAAAGACTTTGCAG GTTGGACCCCTCTTCATGAAGCCTGTAATCTTGGTTACTACGACGTGGCCAAGGTCTTGATAGCAGCAGGCGCAGAGGTGAACACGCAAGGTCTGGACGACGACACGCCACTACACGACGCTTCAAGCAGCGGGCACAAAGAT ATTGTGAAACTTCTGCTTCGACACGGCGGTAACGCTTTCCAAGCCAACAAGCGCGGGGAGCGCCCGGTCGACGTGGCCGACTCTcaggagctggagcagctgtTAAAGGGAGAGGTGGCTCTGTCGGACCCAGACGACAGCTCTTCAG AATCTGAAGACCCACCGTCCGTCAATCCATCCAGCGTGGATGACAACATGGAGGACTCTGACACTGAAAAGGACTCGGACGGCAAACCGGCCACGAAAGCATCGTCGTCCGTGCCAGGGCTGGACGAGTACGAGTTcaaggacgaggaagaggaggaggatctgagcAAAGCCCTGAACGACAGACACATCCTCAGGAGGGAACTGCGGCAGCGAGAGAAGGAGGACAAGGACAGGAATCATGTGGCAGGAAAGCAGAGCAGCAAAGGGGATTCCTCCTCCAAGTCCAAAAAGCAGAAAACGCCTCGCGTCCACTGCAGCTCGGACACGTCCAGCGACGAAATGGAGAGCCTCTCGGAGAAAAGGAACTCGCCCACCTGCTCTCAGAGCTCAGAGAGCCTCAAGCCGGACACGAGGTCGAGGAAGGACAGCGCCGAGCAGAAGGGAAAGGTTAAGAGGAAGAGCAAGAGccagaataaaaacaaggaaaaccaAGAGGACGGGAAAGAGAACAGCAAAACCCTGGTCCTCTCTCTTGCGACGGTGTCCGAGAGCACGGACAAGGGTCGAGAGGAGGACTCCTTCAAGATGTCTTTCAGTCCTAAAGACGACTCCTCCGTCCACCTCTTCCATTTGTCGGCTATCAAATCTCCTAAACTGAACCACAGCCTGACGGACAAGCAAACGCCACTCAAACAGGAAAATACTAAGACGTGCGTCTCCATCAGCGACGGCTCGTGTCCGGTGGACAAATACAACCACTACACAGACGCAGACTACTGCACTGAAGGCTCCAGCACCAAGGGGTGCAAGCACAAGGAGAAGAGCAAGCACCAACAGAAAGACGGAGACGTGGACGACGGCCATTCGAGCCCCTACAAAGACGGCAGCATAGGAAACAGTATCACGGACAGCAGCGACGGTGCCTTACGGAAGACGGATTTAGACGGCAAAGTGGTGAAGAAGCATAAGCTCAAACACaaggagaaagacaaacaccGGAGGGAGTACGAGGCAGAGCGGAGCCGGCACAGGCAGAAGGAGGCCAGGAAAGACGGCCACAGGAATTTGGAGTTTGACAGAGAGTTCTGGAAAGAGAATTTTTTCAAAAGTGATGAGACGGATGAGCCGCTGCCAGTGAGAAAGGAAGGTGAGGAAAACAGCTCTCTCCAGAAGGCCACCGAATCCTCCCCTGTCAAAGAtgagagaaacacaaaggagAAACACTCGAGCAGCAAGGAGAAGAGGCAGCGAGAGGAGCGAGAGAAAGACAAGGCTGTGAAGAAAGAGcggaaagaggagaaggtgaaGGATTCAAAGCCGAGTGAGCGTGACGAGAGAGTGGACTGCCACGGCTCAGGGCGGATTCCTGAGGAGTCGCTGCAGAGCAACAGCGtgaaagaagagacagaagagaagccCCTAAGTGGGATCACAGCTGATCAAGAACAGCTGGAGCCGTCTGAAAAAGGTTCACGCGAGAAAACTGACAAGAGGCTCCCTGGAAAGGAGAAGGATTCTGAAAAAATGGAGAGGAAGCATCTTGACAAGGAGAAAAAGATTAAAACCGAGCACTCTGACAAAGCTGAGCCGCAGAACTCGGTGGATCGTtggaaggaaaaagagagaacgGCGGCCATTTCTTCTCTCTCGCCCGGAGATAAGAGCTacaaagagaatgaaaaacTCAAATCTTTAACCACGACAAAAAAGCACGAAGAcggcaggaaaaataaagataagtttGACAAGCGGTCTGATAGGGAGAGGCCGGACAGGGAGTACAGTGTCGGGGATCACCGAGAAAAGGATCGCACAAACTCTGATAGGAAAGGAAAACCTCTGGAGAAGAGCACGGATCACAGTAAATCCGATCGCTCCAAAGACAAGGACttagagaggaaaaagagagacaagatAAAAGATGGAGCCCTTTCCTCCAGCTCCAATCTGAAATTACTTCTGGAAGAGAAGAAGGGTTATCTGTCTGAGAACAGCAAGTCCTTATCTACGAAATCAAAGGAGGAAGTGGTGAGGACGCCGGAGAAGGACCGTGACAGACGAGAGCGTGACAGAGACCCGGACAGACACAAAGATAAGGACCGGCACAAAGAGCGCTCCCAGCAGACCAAGCTCGGCAAGGCCAAAGAGACGGACTCGGACAAGGCCAAATCAAAAGCCCCTCCGGCGGCACGAGACGccaaaccaaaagaaaagaggCTGGTGAACGACGACCTGATGCAGACCAGCTTTGAGCGCATGCTTAGCCTCAAGGACCAAGAGATCGAGCAGTGGCATCGGAAACACCtggaaaaaatcaaacagaaagaGCGGGAGAGGCTGAAACAGCGGCCGCTGGCAGATCCAGGGAAGTCCAAGCCCAAAGACAGGACGAAATCTGAACCGTGCTTGAGTAAGGAGCTAATTCGCTCTAAAAGTTCTGAAGGATCCGATGTCCACAGATCGGATAAACCGCTGAAGGACGGCACTAGTCCCAGAACGATGTCTCTGGATGGGAAGAGTCTGCCGTCCATCAGCGCGAAAGTCATGTCGGCCGTGGAAAACTGTCTGACCCGGTCGCCCCGACCAGAGAGCGAACGCTGCGGCCTCATGTCCAGGTCCGTGTCTCTCGTCTCCGTCGCCAGCTCCGAGGATTCGTGTCAGGCCACGACGTTAACACCCAGAAACGTCGAATACGACTCCGACATGAACCTGGAAGCCTCCGACTCCCAGCCAGCATTTCTCCAGTCTTCCCTCGTCATTCAAGCCACCAGGTCGCCGTCTGTTCACGATAAAGATTGCAACAGTCTTCCAGATGTTCCGCAGAGTAACCGGACGCCGCTGTCTGGCAGACACGAATCTCCTTACCTCAAGGCAATTCTGGATGAGGATGCCAACTCGTCGACCGAGGGTAAAGCGGTTGAAAATCTGCCAAAATCCGGCCTGACTACGACCACAGGAGAAGAGGCGAGAACAAAGGAGACCGTGGAAAGCGAGGAGAGCCTCGGTGGTCAGCAATATTCAAATGTGGTCGCGGATTCGGTCCCGGAGAAGGACGTGGGCGCGGCTGGATGCTCGACGACGCAACTGTTAAACAAAGATCTTCCAAGTATAAACGTGACACTTCCGCCGTCCGGTCTCTCACAGGGCAGCAGCTCTCAAACCGATCAGAAACCTCCTCCTATCTCTGATCCTCCTGTTGTTGTTAAAGACGCCCAGAGTCTCGATGAGAACTCGCAGGCAGAACCTGGTGACCAAGAGTCCGATCAGCCGTTGGTATCTGCGGTTTCTTCTACCGCCGAGCAGCAGAGAGAACCGCTCCCGCCCTCCGGCGCCGAGAACCAGCAGCAGACGGACCCCGGTACCACGCAGGACTCTGACCAGAGAGACAAACACGCGGAGAGCGACGATCAACCGGAACAGGACAACGTGGAAACGGTTTCAGAAAACCTGAGGACGGAGGCGGCGGGAACGCCTGAACCGTCCACCAGCTCGCACGTTCCCGGCTCCACCGCAGCCGACTCCTCGCCGGGCGTCGGCAAAACCAACGAGTCCAAATGCCTCCAGGAGGATATGGACGTGGATAACAAAGACTCCGGGCCCGACGGCGACACCGCGTGCGTCGACGCTCTGACGGAGAAGGACGCCGCGCCCTCTGCGAGCCCCGAACACAAAGCTGAGGAGGCGGCCGACGTGCCGCAGCAAAGCTCGgagagcggcggcggcggcgctgcAGCCGTCTCTCCCACAAGCTCGACGGACGAAGCCAACTCGAGCACGGAATCTGAATCCAAAGCGGAGGCCCACTCGGAGCCGATGGAGGTGACGCCCACCGACGAGAAACCGGAGCACGTGACGGCCGCAGACGAGCAGAGTCAAAGCGGCGTCCAGCCGGTGTCGTCCCAGAGCgactgtagcagcagcagcagcagcggtggcggcggcggcagcagcagcggcagcggcagcagcagcagcaacgccTCGGGAAGCTCCTCCCCGCAGTCCGGAGACCGGGAGTCCGACTCCTCCGGCGCCAGGCTCAAGGTTCGCTCTGGGGACGAGGAGGCGGACATGCACGTGCCCCACCCGCGCAAGAGGAAGATGCCGAAGGTGTCGTCGACCCCCCCCCAGCCgtgcgccgccgccgcccaGCAGGACCGGGAGAGGGGCCAGCAGTCTCTGGCGGCCATCGTGGACTCGGTGAAGCTGGAGGAGATCGAGCCCTACCAGACGGAGAGAGCCAACCCGTACTACGAGTTCCTGCACATCCGGAAGAAGATCGAGGAGAAGCGCAAAGTGCTGTGCAGCGTCACCCCTCAGCCACCGCAGTATTACGACGAATACGTTACCTTCAATGGATCCTACCTCCTGGACGGGAACCCACTCAGCAAACTCTGTATACCAACG ATAACTCCGCCTCCGTCTTTACCCGAGCAGCTAAAAGAGATGTTCAAACAACAGGAGGTCGTTCGGATGAAACTACGACTCCAGCACAGCATTGAAAGG GAAAAGCTGATTGTTTCGAATGAGCAGGAAGTCTTACGAGTCCATTACCGGGCGGCGAGAACACTAGCCAATCAGACTCTGCCCTTCAGTGCCTGCACGGTTTTACTGGACGCTGAAGTGTACAACATGCCGCAAGACGTCCAG AATGACGACGGCAAAACATCGGTGAGAGACAGATTCAACGCCAGGCAGTTCATGTCCTGGTTACAAGATGTCGACGACAAGTTTGATAAACTGAAG acgtgtctcctgatgaggcAGCAGCACGAGGCGGCCGCCCTCAACGCCGTGCAGCGTCTGGAGTGGCAGCTCAAGCTGCAGGAGCTGGACCCGGCCACCTACAAGTCCACCAGCATCTTCGAGATCCCCGAGTTCTACATCCCGCTCGTGGAGGTGAACGACGACTTCGACCTCACCCCGATATGA